The Alligator mississippiensis isolate rAllMis1 chromosome 11, rAllMis1, whole genome shotgun sequence genomic interval CTTCCACCtcaaaaaaaacacccccccaaaaaacccctccGTCTTTGAGGACAGCATGAATCTCGGGGCCTGCTGCAAGGGCACTGCCCGGCTCCACATCGAGCCGGTTAAGCGGGGCGGGGAAGAGGAGCAGCGGGGTGGGCTGCGGACAGACGGCGGCAGGAAGGCTTGTCCCTATTGTGCTGCTTCTCTCGCCCCGGCTCGTGCCCGTCTCCTGCCCGCGCCGCGTCGCCCCTAATTGCTCGGGGCGGCCGAGCCGATCCCGCCGCGGGGCCCGGCCCGACTGGGCCCGGGGGAGgaaggggccgggccgggccgggctgggccgcgCCGGGCTGTCCCTGGGCGGAGCGGCCGGCGGGGGGGGAGGGCCGCATTTGAACGCAGGGCGGTGACACGGCACAAAAGCTTTCGATAGGCTCCGGCGAGGTTACAGCGAAGGCGACGGGGAGGGGACGGGCACGGCCACGGGCACGGGGGGGAGCCTCCCGCAGCGTCTGGCCGGcagcagcgccgccgccgccgccgcctcgtcCCACTAGTTTGTCGGGGCCGGGAAGTTGGCGGCCCCCGCGCCGAGCATGGCAGGAGGCGGCCGGGGAGGCCGAGCGGCTCCTCGcagcggcggcagcggcagcagcagcagcatccgcGGGGGCAGCCCGGAGCCGCCGCCCTCGCCCGCGGGGAGCGTCTGAGTTGAGGCCGCGCGGGGGGGAGCggggcggcgggagcccggggcCGCTccgcctcccctctcccctcctcggCGCGGGGCGCTGCGAGCAGAGcagagccgagccgggccgggccacaccctcctgctccttctcctcctcctcctcccgccgCTTCCTGCTCGCCGGCGATGCGGGGCTGGCGCTGACGCCCGGCGCGGGAAGCAGCCGGAGCGCGGAGCATGCGGGCAGGGGCCCGCCGCTAGCCCCGCCGCGTGGGCAGAGGGCaaggcccgccccgccccgccctgccctgccgccGCCTCTGGCTGCCCCCGGCCATTGATGGAATGATGGTGCGGGGCCGGCAGGGCGATCCCGCCGGGCTCAGTCTCCGTGGCGGCTGCGGCGGCCCAGGCGGTGCGAGGGGGGCGGCCAGAGGCATGCGAGTGCCCCCTCGGCGCGATGGCTAGCGGCGGCTCGGGCAAGTCCGCCAGCgaggtgcccagcagcagctcgcTGCAGAGGAAGAAACTCCTCTCCGTGTGCGACCACTGCAAGATCAAGATGCAACTGGTGGCCGACCTGCTCCTGCTGTCCAGCGAGACCAGGCCGGTGGCCACCGAGAGCCTGGCGGTCTTCGGCGAGTCCTTCGAGAAGTGCAGGGACACAGTCATCGCCCGCACCAAGGGGCTCTCCATCCTCACCCACGACGTCCAGAGCCAGCTCAACATGGGCCGCTTCGGGGAGGTGGGCGACAGCctggtggagatgggggagctggTGGTCTCGCTGACCGAGTGCTCTGCCCACGCCGCCTACTTGGCGGCCGTGGAGACCCCGGGGGCTCAGCCCGCCATGCCCGGCTTGGTGGATCGCTACAAGGTGACCAGGTGGAGGCATGAGGTGGAGCACGGGTGCGGGGTCTTGAAGACCACCCCTTTGGCGGACATGAGCccgcagctcctgctggaggtcTCCCAGAACATGTCAAAGAACTTGAAATTCCTGACAGATGCCTGCGTGCTGGCCAGCGAGAAATCCAAGGATAAGTTTGCCAAGGAGCAGTTCAAACTCAGTGTCAAATGCATGAGCACCAGCGCCTCTGCCCTCCTGGCCTGCGTCAGGGAGGTCAAGACTTCACCCAGCGAGCTGACCAGGAACAGGTGCATCCTGTTCAGCGGACCCTTGGTGCAATCTGTCTATGCTCTGGTGGGCTTTGCCACTGAGCCCCAGTTTTTGGGCAAAGCTGCCACCATTAATCCAGAGGGCAAAGCTGTGCAAACAGCCATCCTAGGAGGAGCCATGAGTGTGGTATCTGCCTGTGTGCTCCTGACCCAATGCCTCAGGGATATAGCCCAACACCCAGAAAGTAGCACCAAAATGAACGATTACAGGGAAAGGTTGAGGAACTCAGCTTGCGCCATCTCGGATGGGTGCAACCTGCTATCTCAGGCACTAAGAGAAAGATCTTCACCCAGGACTTTACCGCCAGTGAACTCCAATTCTGTGAATTAACTCCCCCACCCCTGTGTAGATCCCAGTCATGGCTAAAGGAAAATAATatcccacctccccagccccttctTTTTTATATACCAAAGAATTTGCTTGGAGGACCTCAGTCCTTTAATTTCACGTAGTGATGAAACAAAGCAACATACTCCAACTATATATAGAAGGAAGTGAAGGTGGCCAatttgggcccttttttttttttctctaatcaaATAATTATTCACAAATAAATTTTCCATTACTCAACAAGGTCTAAACGCAAGGAGATGGTAATATCAACTGGTAAAAGTTTTCtacctggggaggtggggggaaatctAAAAAAGCTTTAATCGCGCTGGGTGcggtttttaaagtttgtcttgTCTTGTCTTCCGAAACTTCCCTTCTAAATTTTTACTGTTCAgttgtgcaggaaaaaaaaaaagttacctcaGTTctcatatttgaaaaaaaaacacagcaacaACTAGATGATGGATGTAGCTACTTCTTTTCTTTGTATGATTTCTTTTTGAATCAAGTGTTAGGTTAGAAGTGCATTTGGTGTGTAGGAGTGGAAGGAGTGGAGGTTGTGATTATGTTTCCATGTGTTGATTTCCAAGCTGGGGGGGGAAAGCTACTGTGAgtgtttaaacaaacaaacaaaaattacaCTATAACAAaagtgattttaattttttttccaatgtcaGTTTTTATCTTGCATGTACTGGAGTATTTATTTCATCTATTAAAATGTTATGTTTCTCAGATGTCTTTCTGTGAATCTCTTAATACTTGAATAATTGAACAACTAGGCCAGCGTGCATTGTATGTCATTTTCCCCAGGGAATGGGTGGTACAAATGCAATTATTAGAGCAGCATACAGACTTACATTCAGTTATGTTATTTTAACAAAtacttcttctttccttttttcccgtATTCCTACTCTCTTCCTCCCAAAAAGGAATtctttgaattattattttttaaagctggaCAGTAACCTGTGTACTAATAGCATGCATCTGGAAAGTGGTAGTTGTCTATTCTGGGTGACACAAAGAGGGTTTGCAAATATCAAATGTTCCTGCATCTT includes:
- the TLNRD1 gene encoding talin rod domain-containing protein 1, with translation MASGGSGKSASEVPSSSSLQRKKLLSVCDHCKIKMQLVADLLLLSSETRPVATESLAVFGESFEKCRDTVIARTKGLSILTHDVQSQLNMGRFGEVGDSLVEMGELVVSLTECSAHAAYLAAVETPGAQPAMPGLVDRYKVTRWRHEVEHGCGVLKTTPLADMSPQLLLEVSQNMSKNLKFLTDACVLASEKSKDKFAKEQFKLSVKCMSTSASALLACVREVKTSPSELTRNRCILFSGPLVQSVYALVGFATEPQFLGKAATINPEGKAVQTAILGGAMSVVSACVLLTQCLRDIAQHPESSTKMNDYRERLRNSACAISDGCNLLSQALRERSSPRTLPPVNSNSVN